A genomic region of Mus musculus strain C57BL/6J chromosome 7, GRCm38.p6 C57BL/6J contains the following coding sequences:
- the Hmx3 gene encoding homeobox protein HMX3 isoform X1, with translation MPEPGPDASGTASAPPPQPPPQPPAPKESPFSIRNLLNGDHHRPPPKPQPPPRTLFAPASAAAAAAAAAAAAAKGALEGAAGFALSQVGDLAFPRFEIPAQRFALPAHYLERSPAWWYPYTLTPAGGHLPRPEASEKALLRDSSPASGTDRDSPEPLLKADPDHKELDSKSPDEIILEESDSEEGKKEGEAVPGAAGTTVGATTATPGSEDWKAGAESPEKKPACRKKKTRTVFSRSQVFQLESTFDMKRYLSSSERAGLAASLHLTETQVKIWFQNRRNKWKRQLAAELEAANLSHAAAQRIVRVPILYHENSAAEGAAAAAGAPVPVSQPLLTFPHPVYYSHPVVSSVPLLRPV, from the exons ATGCCGGAGCCCGGGCCGGACGCCTCGGGCACTGCCAGCGCGCCGCCCCCGCAGCCACCGCCCCAACCTCCCGCGCCCAAGGAATCCCCGTTCTCCATCAGGAACCTGCTCAACGGAGACCATCACCGGCCGCCCCCGAAGCCTCAGCCGCCCCCACGAACGCTCTTTGCTCCGGCCTcggctgctgccgccgccgccgccgctgcggCCGCCGCAGCCAAAGGTGCCCTGGAGGGCGCCGCGGGCTTCGCGCTCTCGCAGGTGGGCGACCTGGCTTTCCCCCGCTTTGAGATCCCAGCGCAGAGGTTTGCCCTGCCCGCGCACTACCTGGAGCGCTCCCCGGCCTGGTGGTACCCCTACACCCTGACCCCCGCCGGCGGTCACCTCCCGCGACCAGAAG CCTCGGAAAAGGCCCTCCTGCGAGACTCCTCCCCTGCGTCCGGCACCGATCGAGACTCCCCGGAGCCTCTGCTCAAGGCTGACCCCGACCACAAGGAGCTGGACTCCAAGAGCCCGGACGAGATCATTCTGGAAGAGAGCGACTCGGAGGAAGGCAAAAAAGAAGGCGAGGCGGTGCCTGGCGCGGCCGGGACGACCGTAGGGGCGACTACGGCGACACCGGGCTCAGAGGACTGGAAGGCGGGCGCCGAGAGTCCCGAGAAGAAGCCGGCGTGCCGCAAAAAGAAGACGCGCACCGTCTTCTCGCGCAGCCAGGTCTTCCAGCTCGAGTCCACATTCGACATGAAACGCTACCTGAGCAGCTCGGAGCGCGCTGGCCTGGCCGCGTCGCTTCACCTCACCGAGACGCAGGTCAAGATCTGGTTCCAGAATCGCCGCAACAAGTGGAAGCGACAGCTGGCGGCCGAGCTGGAGGCGGCCAACCTGAGCCACGCCGCTGCGCAGCGCATCGTACGCGTGCCCATCCTCTACCACGAGAACTCTGCGGCCGAGGGGGCGGCAGCGGCTGCGGGGGCACCGGTGCCAGTCAGCCAGCCGCTGCTCACCTTCCCGCACCCAGTCTACTACTCGCACCCGGTGGTCTCGTCCGTGCCCCTACTAAGGCCGGTGTGA